The Bradyrhizobium sp. WSM471 genome includes the window TGGCAGCGAAGAGCGGTCACAAATCGTCCGCGCCGAAGAAGACGCATGAGGCGAAAGCCGGCAAGCAGCGCCACGCCTCCACCGGCAAAGCGCGGCACGGCAAGCATGCCGAGGCCAAGCGCAAGTCGAAGAAGCAGGACGACGCGCCCTCGGACAAGCCGGCAGCCCCGCCGCTGACCGGCGATCTCGCCGCGCTGAAGGATGCCATCGATCTCGCGCGGAAGGGCAAGACCGAGGATGCGAGCGCGGCACGCGACCGCATTGCCGACCCAGCCGGACAGAAACTCGCCGACTGGTTCATGCTGCGCCATTCCGAGAGCACGGCGAACTTCAGGCGCTACGCCGCCTTCCTCGCCGCCAATCCGGACTGGCCGAGCAGCGCGCTGCTCCGCCGCCGTGCCGAGGCGCGGCTGTGGCAGGAGAAGGCCGACGCGGCGACCGTGCACAAATTCACGATGGACCGGCCGACCAGCGCCAAGGGCAAGTTCGCGCTCGCCCGCGTGCTGATGACCGAGGGCGACAGCGACAGGGCCGCGCGTCTGGTGCGCGATGCCTGGCGCACCGACGAATTGTCCGAGCGCAGCGAGGAAGATTCCTACGAAGCGTTTCGCGATCTCCTGACCGCCGAGGATCATCGCGCCCGCTTGGACAAGCGCCTCGGCGCCAAGGACTACGCAGGCGCGCGGCGCGCAGCCAAGCGGCTCGGCGAGGATGCGCTGGCGATCGTCAAGGCCTGCGCCGCGGTCACCGGCAAGGCCAGCAAGGCCAAGGATTATCTCGAGGACGTCTCAGCCGAGGCGCGGCGCGACCTCGGCTATGTGCTGTGCCGCGCGCAATGGCATCTCCAGAATGACCGCATTGACGACGCGGCCGAGGTGATCCTGGCCGCCGCGCCCGATACGATGGCGGCGCAAGACACCGACGCCTGGTGGCGCGAGCGCCGCCTGCTGGCGCGAAAGCTGCTCGACCAGGGCAAGTCCAAAACCGCCTACGATTTGGTGCGCTCGGCGGCCTTGCCCGCGATGGAGGTCTATCGCGTCGACTATCACTTCATGTGCGGCTGGATCGCGTTGCGCTATCTCGACGATCCCAAGGCGGCGATGAGGCACTTCGCCGCGATCGACGAAGGTTCGGCCAACCCGATCGCGCTGTCGCGCGCGCATTATTGGCGCGGCCGCGCGGCCGAGGCGATGAACGCAACCGCGGATGCGCGCCTGAGCTATCAGGCTGCGGCGCGCTATCCGACTGCCTATTACGGCCAACTCGCCCGCGCCAGGCTCGGTCTCGACCGCATCGAGCTGCGCGCGCCCTCGCCCGTGCTCGCAGCAGTCGACACGCCGCCCGCGGACGAGCGCGTGCGCGCCGCCGACATGCTCTACGGCGTCGGTGAGCGCGACATGGTGTTTTACTTCGCCGAGGATTTCGCCAAGGAGAGCACCGACGTCGCGGCACTCGAAGCGCTCGGCGAGCTCGCCGGCCGGCGCAACGATGCGCGGGTGATGCTGGAGGTCGGCAAGTCGGCACTGGCGCGCGGGCTCGCGCTCGATCACTACGCGTTCCCGACCATCGGTATTCCCGAGCACAAGCAGGTCGCGCCCGCGATCGACCCCAGCGTGATCTATTCGGTGGCACGCACCGAAAGCTCGTTCGACCAGCGCGACAAATCGGCCGCCAACGCAGTCGGGTTGATGCAGGTGACGCCGGAAGCGGGCCGCGACACCGCAAAGCGCTTCGGCCTGACCTATGACTGGGACAAGATGGTCTCCGATCCCGTCTACAACACGCAGATGGGCGCGGCCGAGCTCAGCGCACTGATGTCGGAATACCGCGGCAACCAGATCATGACCTTCGCCGGCTACAATGCCGGCCGTGGCCGCGTGCGCGAATGGGTGCAGGCGCGCGGCGACCCGAGGGATCCCAAGGTCGATCCGGTCGACTGGGTCGAGCGCATCCCGCTGTCGGAAACGCGCAACTACGTCCAGCGCGTGATCGAGAACGTGCTGGTCTACCGCGCCCGGTTCGAGGGCAGCGGCATGATCGCCGGCAAGAGCGATCAGCGTGTGGTGACCAAGGACGCGGCGGCCGTGGCGACGCCGGTAGGATTTATGGGAACGGAGTAGCCGCTTACATCCGCTCTATCCCCTCATCCTGAGAGGGTGAGAATCTTTCGTCTAAACGGGCATTTGCCGTAGCCGCTTTGCTATGATTCGATGACGGGGCGAAGCAGGGCAGATGATGGCTGACGATCAATTGTTCGAAGACTTGCCCGAGCAGGATAAGCCACTACCCAAGGGACGTGGCGCGGTGCGGTTGCGAGAACCGGAACGCAGCCAGATGAGCATGCAGGTCGCGGCATTGGACGATCTGGTAGGGGATGATCATCCGGTCCGCGCGGTTTGGTCGTTTGTCGAGGGGCTGGATCTGTCGGCGCTGTACGACGTCATCAAGGCGCGGGAGGGCGAGCCCGGACATCCGCCGGCCTCGCCGAAGCTGATGCTGGCGCTTTGGCTCTGGGCCACGATCGATGGAGTGGGCAGCGCTCGCCAACTGGACCGGCTGTGCCGGGATCATCTGATCTATCGTTGGTTGTGCGGCGGAGTGTCGATGAACTATCACAGCCTGTCGAACTTCCGGATCGCCCATATGGCGGTTCTGGAACGGCTGCTGACACAGGGCGTCGCGTCGATGGTGGACGCTGGATTGGTGTCGCTCGACACCTTGGCGCAGGATGGTTTGCGGGTGCGCGCGGCGGCCGGAGCGGGCTCGTTCCGCCGGCGGCCACGGCTTGATGAGTTGAAGACGGCAGCGCAGACGCGGGTGGAGCGCCTGCGCTTTGAAGTCGAGACCGATCCTGCGGCCGATGATCGGCGTCGGCGTGCGGCAAAGGAGCGTGGCGCCCGCGAGCGTGCGGAGCGGATCGCGGCGGCGCAGGAACGCATGAAGGAGCTGGAAGCCGAGCGGGAGCGGCGAGAGAAAACCAACAAGAAAGAGGTGGCCAAGCAGAAGTCGCCGCGCGCTTCCACCACCGATGCCGACGCACGGGTGATGAAGATGGCCGATGGCGGATGGCGCCCGGCCTACAACACACAGATCGTATCGGCTCCGGAACACCAGGTGATCGTTGCGGTCGATATCGATACCAGCGGCTCGGATCGGGGCTTGGCCCAGCCG containing:
- a CDS encoding lytic transglycosylase domain-containing protein, whose translation is MNQCLRSLACVVAVAALAFIPTELAAKSGHKSSAPKKTHEAKAGKQRHASTGKARHGKHAEAKRKSKKQDDAPSDKPAAPPLTGDLAALKDAIDLARKGKTEDASAARDRIADPAGQKLADWFMLRHSESTANFRRYAAFLAANPDWPSSALLRRRAEARLWQEKADAATVHKFTMDRPTSAKGKFALARVLMTEGDSDRAARLVRDAWRTDELSERSEEDSYEAFRDLLTAEDHRARLDKRLGAKDYAGARRAAKRLGEDALAIVKACAAVTGKASKAKDYLEDVSAEARRDLGYVLCRAQWHLQNDRIDDAAEVILAAAPDTMAAQDTDAWWRERRLLARKLLDQGKSKTAYDLVRSAALPAMEVYRVDYHFMCGWIALRYLDDPKAAMRHFAAIDEGSANPIALSRAHYWRGRAAEAMNATADARLSYQAAARYPTAYYGQLARARLGLDRIELRAPSPVLAAVDTPPADERVRAADMLYGVGERDMVFYFAEDFAKESTDVAALEALGELAGRRNDARVMLEVGKSALARGLALDHYAFPTIGIPEHKQVAPAIDPSVIYSVARTESSFDQRDKSAANAVGLMQVTPEAGRDTAKRFGLTYDWDKMVSDPVYNTQMGAAELSALMSEYRGNQIMTFAGYNAGRGRVREWVQARGDPRDPKVDPVDWVERIPLSETRNYVQRVIENVLVYRARFEGSGMIAGKSDQRVVTKDAAAVATPVGFMGTE
- a CDS encoding IS1182-like element ISBrsp10 family transposase; this encodes MMADDQLFEDLPEQDKPLPKGRGAVRLREPERSQMSMQVAALDDLVGDDHPVRAVWSFVEGLDLSALYDVIKAREGEPGHPPASPKLMLALWLWATIDGVGSARQLDRLCRDHLIYRWLCGGVSMNYHSLSNFRIAHMAVLERLLTQGVASMVDAGLVSLDTLAQDGLRVRAAAGAGSFRRRPRLDELKTAAQTRVERLRFEVETDPAADDRRRRAAKERGARERAERIAAAQERMKELEAERERREKTNKKEVAKQKSPRASTTDADARVMKMADGGWRPAYNTQIVSAPEHQVIVAVDIDTSGSDRGLAQPGIEMVHAEGYQPSNYLVDGGFTKNEAIEWAHANGIKVWCPPAQTKHGTDPYAPKKGDGVGVADWRERMKSDDGKAFYRLRCEHECINAHARRMGLRQLSLRGKIKARIHLLWFAVAHNMMRFFALHAKAQAA